A genomic segment from Dermatobacter hominis encodes:
- a CDS encoding response regulator, whose protein sequence is MTITVFLVDDHEVVRRGVRDLLEASGDVDVVGEAGTVAEALDAVPGVAPDVAVLDVQLPDGTGIELCRELRSARPELACLMLTSFPDDDALLDAVVAGASGYVLKQVRGSDLVKAVERVAAGQSLIDPVLRQRAAARLRRGPEEDERLEHLTPQERRILDLLADGLTNRQIADEMYLAEKTIKNYVSNLLAKMGMSRRTEAAVFAARRAERQRR, encoded by the coding sequence ATGACCATCACCGTGTTCCTGGTGGACGACCACGAGGTCGTCCGACGGGGCGTGCGCGACCTGCTCGAGGCGTCGGGTGACGTCGACGTCGTCGGCGAGGCCGGCACGGTCGCCGAGGCGCTCGACGCCGTGCCCGGCGTCGCACCCGACGTGGCCGTGCTCGACGTGCAGCTGCCCGACGGCACGGGCATCGAGCTCTGCCGGGAGCTCCGCTCGGCGCGCCCCGAGCTCGCCTGCCTGATGCTGACCTCGTTCCCCGACGACGACGCGCTGCTCGACGCCGTCGTCGCCGGCGCGTCCGGCTACGTCCTCAAGCAGGTCCGGGGCTCGGACCTGGTGAAGGCGGTGGAGCGGGTCGCCGCCGGTCAGTCGCTCATCGACCCGGTGCTCCGCCAGCGTGCCGCGGCGCGCCTCCGGCGGGGCCCCGAGGAGGACGAGCGCCTCGAGCACCTCACGCCGCAGGAGCGGCGCATCCTCGACCTGCTCGCCGACGGGCTGACCAACCGCCAGATCGCCGACGAGATGTACCTGGCCGAGAAGACCATCAAGAACTACGTCTCGAACCTCCTCGCCAAGATGGGCATGAGCCGCCGCACCGAGGCCGCGGTCTTCGCGGCGCGGCGCGCGGAGCGCCAGCGCCGCTGA
- a CDS encoding acyl-CoA synthetase has product MTSGTPDRDQFDLATVSEVVAAAVPDREAIIFGDRRLTYADLAERTRRLASYLHDHGVGCHTERSELQPHESGQDHVALYLYNGNEYIEGMLGCVKARAVSFNVNYRYVAEELRYLFDNASARGVIYHSTFAPVVAELLASMTDEERDRIAVLLQVDDGSGEALLPGAVDYEEALAASDPAGPGLTPSPDDLYIVYTGGTTGMPKGVLWRSHDIFMNAMGGKEVGTWIEVGSYDEIAERARSNAGFRLMTLPPLMHGAAQWAAFMMLNAGSTLIVPQSRNMDPAEVWTLVEREGIQSVVVVGDAMARPLLEELQRGSYDTSSLFVLGNGGAAFSAALKEEFLELLPDLMINDSLGSSETGAQASTLSTKGGVSAAEFQPGPGATVVSEDLSSVLEPGHEGIGWSAQSGAVPLGYLGDAAKTAATFPTIEGVRYSVPGDRAIWRPDGVIELLGRDSQCINSGGEKIFVEEVEQAIISHPDVADVLVCGRPSERWGNEVVAVVQLAEGATADEDSLARHANGSIARYKLPKAWIVVDRVQRSPSGKADYRWAKELAASSAG; this is encoded by the coding sequence ATGACATCCGGCACACCAGATCGAGACCAGTTCGACCTCGCCACGGTGAGCGAGGTCGTGGCGGCGGCCGTTCCCGATCGTGAGGCGATCATCTTCGGCGACCGACGCCTCACCTATGCGGACCTGGCGGAGCGCACCCGCCGCCTCGCGTCCTACCTCCACGACCACGGCGTGGGCTGCCACACCGAGCGCTCCGAGCTGCAGCCGCACGAATCCGGCCAGGACCACGTCGCGCTCTACCTCTACAACGGCAACGAGTACATCGAGGGCATGCTCGGCTGCGTCAAGGCCCGGGCGGTGTCGTTCAACGTCAACTACCGCTACGTCGCCGAGGAGCTCCGCTACCTGTTCGACAACGCGTCGGCCCGCGGCGTGATCTACCACTCGACCTTCGCACCGGTCGTGGCCGAGCTCCTGGCCTCGATGACGGACGAGGAACGCGACCGCATCGCCGTGCTGCTGCAGGTCGACGACGGATCTGGCGAGGCGCTCCTGCCCGGGGCCGTCGACTACGAGGAGGCGCTCGCCGCGTCGGACCCGGCCGGTCCCGGCCTCACGCCGTCGCCCGACGACCTCTACATCGTCTACACGGGGGGCACGACCGGCATGCCGAAGGGCGTGCTCTGGCGCTCGCACGACATCTTCATGAACGCGATGGGCGGCAAGGAGGTCGGCACCTGGATCGAGGTCGGCTCCTACGACGAGATCGCCGAGCGGGCTCGCAGCAACGCGGGGTTCCGGCTCATGACGTTGCCGCCCCTCATGCACGGTGCCGCCCAGTGGGCCGCGTTCATGATGCTCAACGCGGGTTCGACGCTGATCGTGCCGCAGTCGCGCAACATGGACCCGGCCGAGGTGTGGACCCTCGTCGAGCGCGAGGGCATCCAGTCGGTCGTGGTCGTCGGCGACGCGATGGCGCGCCCGCTGCTCGAGGAGCTGCAGCGCGGGAGCTACGACACGTCCTCGCTGTTCGTGCTCGGCAACGGCGGCGCCGCGTTCAGCGCGGCCCTGAAGGAGGAATTCCTCGAGCTGCTGCCGGACCTGATGATCAACGACTCGCTCGGCTCCTCCGAGACGGGCGCCCAGGCCTCGACGCTGTCGACCAAGGGCGGCGTGTCGGCGGCCGAGTTCCAGCCGGGCCCCGGCGCCACGGTGGTGAGCGAGGACCTGTCCTCGGTGCTGGAGCCGGGCCACGAGGGGATCGGCTGGTCGGCCCAGTCGGGGGCGGTGCCGCTCGGCTACCTCGGCGACGCCGCGAAGACGGCGGCGACCTTCCCGACGATCGAGGGCGTGCGGTACTCGGTGCCGGGCGACCGGGCGATCTGGCGGCCCGACGGCGTGATCGAGCTGCTGGGCCGCGACTCGCAGTGCATCAACTCGGGTGGGGAGAAGATCTTCGTCGAGGAGGTCGAGCAGGCGATCATCTCGCACCCCGACGTCGCCGACGTGCTGGTGTGCGGGCGGCCCAGCGAGCGCTGGGGCAACGAGGTCGTGGCGGTCGTCCAGCTCGCCGAGGGCGCGACCGCGGACGAGGACTCGCTGGCGCGGCACGCCAACGGCTCGATCGCCCGCTACAAGCTGCCCAAGGCGTGGATCGTGGTCGACCGCGTGCAGCGGTCGCCCTCGGGCAAGGCCGACTACCGCTGGGCCAAGGAGCTCGCCGCGTCCTCCGCGGGCTGA
- a CDS encoding TetR/AcrR family transcriptional regulator, with the protein MTDVARPSATPRTLRREPVPDGKGAQTRRSILTAAIERFGRDGYRSTSVADIARDAGVGGTVAYSYFPNKEALFLAAVDEDAAGVIDEGFLRVLDDPAIEDWQSRLIVTLVETVDRHPLARRLLAGLEPEVTVRVLDIPALAEVRKVCAERLRADQLTGNVRADIDPDRIADGLVSIVLSILMSVVQLGPTITAERAPEVLAVIAAAIDPPRA; encoded by the coding sequence GTGACCGATGTCGCACGACCGAGCGCCACGCCCCGCACCCTCCGGCGGGAGCCGGTCCCCGACGGCAAGGGGGCCCAGACCCGCCGCTCGATCCTGACCGCCGCCATCGAGCGGTTCGGCCGCGACGGCTACCGGTCCACCTCGGTGGCCGACATCGCCCGCGACGCCGGCGTCGGCGGGACCGTCGCCTACTCGTACTTCCCCAACAAGGAGGCGCTGTTCCTCGCGGCGGTCGACGAGGACGCGGCGGGCGTGATCGACGAGGGGTTCCTCCGCGTCCTCGACGACCCGGCCATCGAGGACTGGCAGTCGCGGCTCATCGTCACGCTGGTCGAGACGGTGGACCGCCACCCCCTCGCCCGCCGGCTGCTGGCCGGCCTGGAACCCGAGGTCACCGTCCGGGTGCTCGACATCCCGGCGCTCGCCGAGGTCCGCAAGGTCTGCGCCGAGCGACTCCGCGCCGACCAGCTGACCGGCAACGTGCGCGCCGACATCGACCCCGACCGGATCGCCGACGGGCTGGTCAGCATCGTGTTGTCGATCCTCATGTCGGTCGTGCAGCTGGGTCCGACGATCACGGCAGAGCGGGCGCCCGAGGTGCTCGCGGTGATCGCCGCGGCGATCGACCCGCCCCGCGCCTGA